The following is a genomic window from Vibrio sinaloensis.
GAACGCATACCTAATCCTTAAAACACGTTATGAAATAAGATTGGTACAAGCTGTGGGCTAAAGCAAGGTAACAGGCTGATTTAAAATATAAATATGAGTCTAGTCAACTTTTAACTTTGGCTAGAACTGCAACAGTGATTGTCGCTACAAGCCACTACCAAGATTAAAGTAAACGGCACTTTCTTGATCGCTGAACGCAACATCGACACCTAAACGCAGTCCATAACGCCGAGCAATAAAATTGCTAAAGATATTCTAAGCTAGCTATTATCTCTAGCTTACGATGATCGCTTCGATGTATCGCACAGGCGGGTTAGCCAAGGTCGCAAACTAAAGGGTCTCGCCAAAATAAAACTGAGTGTCGAGATCAATACATCGTTGCTCGATTTTGGCTAAAGGATTGGTGATTCGCTGCATAAGATGCTCAGCCGCAATTTTGCCTATCTCTTCTCGTGGCGTGATCACGGTAGCGAGTGTCGGTTTGATCACTGTTGATATATTGTGACCGTGAAACCCGACGATGGAGATGTGCTTTGGCACATCGACATTCTGCCGTTGACACTCATAAAGCGCACCAATCGCGATGTCGTCGTTGGTACAAATAATGCCGTCCACCTCAGGGTGCTCGGCTAACATGTTTTTCATCAGCGTGGCGCCAAGGGTGTATGACGACGATTCCATGGTGGTGATCACCAGCGGTTTTAGGCCTTCTCCTGCCATGGCCTGTTCGTAGCCTTGAATTTTTTGTTTGGTACGCTCATCCATGCGTGCCGCCAAATACGCAATCCGCTTGCGCCCTCGGTTGATAAGCGCTTTGGTGGCGTTTTCGCTGGCTTTGATATTGTCAAAGCCGACCGCTTGCTGAAGTGGCGGAGAAACCGAGTCCATGATCTCGACAATCGGAATACCAGATGCATTGAGAATCTTCTTCGAGCGCTCGGTGTGATAACTCTCTGACAAAATGATGCCATCGACATTGTAACCAAGTAGCGTCTCAATGCGTTTTTCTTCTACATGTTTACCGTAACCATAGTGAGCAATCATTGCCTGATAGCCGTTCGGCTCGATCACACCCTCAATGCCACGTAGCACCTCATCAAACACTTGGTTGGTCAAGGACGGAAGCAGCACACCTATGGAGTAGCTTTTCGCTTTAGAGAGGATGTCTGGAGCGCGATTTGGCACGTAGCCAAGCTCTTTGACTACCTCGTCAATTTTTACGCCTACCGCTTCTGAAACCTTGCTTGGGTCTCTAAGAAAGCGGCTGACTGTCATCTTAGTGACACCAACGCGATCAGCGATGTCTTGAAGGGTCGGTCTCTGTTTTTTCTGAATCATAGGGCATCAAAATGAGATTAGGGCCAGGCTGCAGCCCGTTACTGCAGCCATTTACGGCGAAGAAAAGCCGCAAAAAAGCATGCTTTGGATTACTTCGACGCTGCTGCAATGGCTTCTTTGGTCAACTGAGTAATACGTGCCCAGTCTTTGTTTGCAATGGCATCTGCTGGGATCATCCAAGTCCCGCCGACAGTTTTGACACAAGAAAGCGCTTGGTATTGCGCCATGT
Proteins encoded in this region:
- a CDS encoding substrate-binding domain-containing protein; this encodes MIQKKQRPTLQDIADRVGVTKMTVSRFLRDPSKVSEAVGVKIDEVVKELGYVPNRAPDILSKAKSYSIGVLLPSLTNQVFDEVLRGIEGVIEPNGYQAMIAHYGYGKHVEEKRIETLLGYNVDGIILSESYHTERSKKILNASGIPIVEIMDSVSPPLQQAVGFDNIKASENATKALINRGRKRIAYLAARMDERTKQKIQGYEQAMAGEGLKPLVITTMESSSYTLGATLMKNMLAEHPEVDGIICTNDDIAIGALYECQRQNVDVPKHISIVGFHGHNISTVIKPTLATVITPREEIGKIAAEHLMQRITNPLAKIEQRCIDLDTQFYFGETL